The Nitrospira sp. genomic sequence AATCCGCACACGTTCAAATGCCAGCCCAATTTGACGAAGCAATGCATAGGTAAGCTGCTCACCGTAGGCAATCGTCCGCAACTGCTGACACGCATCGTTGTAGCTGAGCGTCGCGTCCGTTACGCTTCGATCGACAGTCAGAACAACAGCCAACGGCAGCCAGTATCCCTGGGTATCGCCGGAGCTGCGCAATGGAGACCAGCCGCACCCGGTAGCCCCGCTCAGAAGAGCCAGCATCAATCCAGTGACAGCTATTTGCTTCTTCATCGTCTCTTTTCTCAAGACGTCCGCCTGCGCGCTGGCTCAGATATAACTGGATCGGCCAGAAAAGACAATCAGCGGGCAGTCCCTACCCCTCGATCCTGCGCTTGGTCGAAGGATTGACAGGCCCACCGACCGCCGCTATGGTCGGGGCATGGATACGGCCGTGACGGTCCGTCTTCGACTCATCGCTCAGTTGATTCGACTGCCCAGCCAGACTGGCACACTGCTGCTGATGGTACCTACCCTCTGGGCGTTGATACTGGCCTCCCATGGCCGTCCCGATCCAATGTTGATCGCCCTCTTCGCATTCGGCTCCTTCCTAATGCGGAGCGCCGGCGTCATTTTGAACGACGCAGCCGATCGTCGCTTTGACAGCCAAGTGGAGCGGACCAAAACCCGTCCGCTGGCCAGTGGCGCGCTAGCACTGCCCGAGGCGGCGATCATCCTCCTTGTACTGCTGGTGTGCGCCAGTGGACTGCTTCTGTTGCTCAACCAGCTGGCACTGAGATTGAGCCCGGTTGCCTTGCTCTTGGCCATCCTGTATCCCTTTGCCAAGCGCATTTTTCCACTCCCGCAGGCCGTGCTGGGAATCGCCTTCGGATGGGGCGTGGTAATGGCGTGGGCGGCAGCGGCCAATGCGCTCGCCCCCGAGGCCTGGCTGCTGTTTGCGGGCACCATCGCCTGGGCCGTGGCCTACGACACCATCTATGCCCTGCAGGATCGCACCGACGACGAGCGTCTCGGAATCAAATCATCCGCCATCCTGTTTGGGAAAAATACCTGGCTGGCCGTTGCCATCAGCTTCGGCACGATGGCGGCCTGCCTGGCGCTGGCCGGATGGCTGTCCGGAATCGGCGTGGTGTTCTACGGCGTGCTGGCGGCCTGTTGTGGATTCGTGAGCCAACAGGCTTGGACGATCAGAAACAACGTGTCCGCCCAAGCGGCTTTTGCCATGTTCCGGCAACATGTCTGGATCGGTTGGGCGATCCTAGCCGGGTTTTGGATTGGATTCCTCTAAAAGGCGTGGACAGAAATGAGGCGGGGCCTATTGCCCCGCCTTTTGAATCGGGTTTTCGGGCTTCGGCGCGCGCAGCGTCGCGACATACAGGGTGACCGCCTTGGCATCCTCGTCGCTCAAACCAAGATTCGGCATGCGCGTAGTCGGCTTCATGGCCTGCGGATACTTAATCCATCGGTAGACCCACGTCGGATTCAGGCGGAACCCCGCGCGGTCCAGAGCCGGCCCCACGGCCCCTCCCGCCTCACCTACCCGGTGACAGGCATTGCAACCATATTTATTCGTGTACAACTGCTTGCCATGCTCGACCAGTTTGTCAACCTGTTCCGGCTTCATGGTTAGATCAGGTCTTGGCACCGCCGCGAACTTGGGCCGCTCCTTGAAATTGGTCACGGCGGCCTGCGCGACATCAAGCACCTTCTTGGCTTTCACAAAGGCATCCTGCTCCTTTGCATAGACCGCCTCGTCCGTATCCTTCCCGCTCTTTTCGGCCTCGTCGTCAGCTTT encodes the following:
- a CDS encoding 4-hydroxybenzoate octaprenyltransferase, with translation MDTAVTVRLRLIAQLIRLPSQTGTLLLMVPTLWALILASHGRPDPMLIALFAFGSFLMRSAGVILNDAADRRFDSQVERTKTRPLASGALALPEAAIILLVLLVCASGLLLLLNQLALRLSPVALLLAILYPFAKRIFPLPQAVLGIAFGWGVVMAWAAAANALAPEAWLLFAGTIAWAVAYDTIYALQDRTDDERLGIKSSAILFGKNTWLAVAISFGTMAACLALAGWLSGIGVVFYGVLAACCGFVSQQAWTIRNNVSAQAAFAMFRQHVWIGWAILAGFWIGFL